The Drosophila suzukii chromosome X, CBGP_Dsuzu_IsoJpt1.0, whole genome shotgun sequence DNA window CCACTGACCAATAGAAATTGATCTCCATGGGAAAGGACCGTTAGTTGTGAGCCAAACGCAGACCAGAGATGAGCAACAATCGCCGTTTCACAAGATGATCACGAGCTTGTCACGATCTTGTCACGAGCTTGTCGCGAGCTTGTCACGTTGTCGAAAGGAAGCAGTCACTAGGGCATCTCTAAGTAAGCTTGGATTAAGCAAATCAGCTGATCGTTTTACACTTACTAAACTTTTATGTTCGCCTGGTGTCTGATATAAAATTCTAGCAATTCGACAATTTGCTAGACGAGCAAATATGGTATTTTGGATTCCTGATTTCTATTAATTggcatttaaattttattgttAATCGGTaatgaattaaattaaaaacgtAATGAGGGCTGAAATGCATCATGAATTTCACGATTTTTGTGTTGCTAAAATTGGCGTTAAATTACCTTTACAAGGTTTCACAGAAAACAATTAATAAACGTATTTTTGCACCTTTAACTTGCGAAGGTTCATCGTTTAATATATAGATAATGCTTAGTGCCTCTTGACAAGAGATTTTTAGATAAAAGAGCtgaaagaccgactgttttgagcagctaacaatTCAATATTCCGACTTTTCTTCGCAAAatgattgctaaaatacctagttttttttgggtgtcATTTTTCAAATTCTCCATCGGCAGCAAGGTGTAAAATGTCAGCCTTTTGTGTATCACCATATATGGTTGATGtaaataaattcaaagttTTTACGAATCTGCTGTCGATTAAAGAGTCCCATAAGGAGTGTGGGAGCCGAAGTTCTGGCTCTTAGGTTGTTCACTTGTGCTGGGTGAGAATGTTTTTCAACCGGTTGAGGAGTATTCCCTGCCTGGGCGGCGGCAGGAGGagaaggagcagcagcagctcctgCGAAGAGATCCTGCCCAGGGAGCCGGTGGTGCTCAACGTCTACGACCTCGTCGATACAAATTACTATACCATGGCGCTGGGCGTAGGCTTCTTCCACTCGGGCGTCCAGCTCTATGGCCGCGAGTACGGCTTTGGGGGCCACGAGTTCCCCATGTCGGGCATCTTCGAGATCCAGCCCTGCAACGGGCAGGCCGAGTTGGGCGAGCACTTCCGGTTCCGGGAGAGCATCCTGCTGGGCTACACACACTTCAGCAGCGCGGACGTGCAGCGCATCGTCGACCAGCTGGGCCTCCAGTTCACCGGGAACAGCTACCATCTGACCAGCAAGAACTGCAACCACTTCTCGAACAGCCTGGTCCACATCGTCTGCGGCCGGAAGATCCCCGGCTGGGTGAACCGACTGGCCTACCTGGTCACTTGCGTGCCTTTCCTTGAGCGCTGCATGATCCCCAGTCCGTCACAGCACCAGTATCGCCAATCCTCCCCTCAGCATTGAGTTATCCGGTTACTGAcccaattaaattatatttgctCTAAGTTTTCTTCCTTTTAAATTTGGCGACGGGAGTGTTCTATACTAAGGGAatatttgaataaatttaaagtCAAAATACAGTTAAAAACATATGATAGCAAAAGAGGTGCATTTCATATATGGTTAAGTGTCCAAACATTTCGAATATTATAGTACAAAGCGCATATAATTGTGCAATTGACATACAATTCAAGATTCGCTCTTAACGAATCAGATCATAGAAAACCCTTATGACAAACAAAATGTTTTGTGTTTATGTTTATGTTTATTATTAACAACTCATTGGACACCGACTCCTCCAGACCGAATCCGAGATGTTCATACTACTCAGACCACTTTTACTAAGAACAGGGATACCGAGTCTTAGAGCCCAGCAGATACTTAAGATCCTAGGATTTAGTAAGATAGACCTAACCTGGCCTGACCGCATGTTCTTCGTGTTACATAGTCGGTTTTTTGCTTAGACGAATAGCGCTGGCTGTATACATTTGTCGCCAACTGTGTTTAGTTACATAATAGTTAATTAGCCTAACAGAAACTCGTTGCTGAAGTGGTGAGGCCGGATGGGTGATTTTCCAGATTGTTTGTGGGTGGATCCCAAGGAATCTGCTATATGCTAAATTATTTCACGAAAAAAATCGACAGTAAAGTTAATAATTTACACGTGCATAACTCATTATCATAATGTTACATACAAAATCGGCACTAACTTTCCCTACTGCTGTGTGCACTAATCGTTAGTTTTGTGTGGTCTTTGAAGCCCCGACCCCGGCATAGGAAAGTATCTACCCGATGAACCCATTAAAAATAATCTCTGACCTGTGCAGCTCTTGTGGGAGATGAAGTATCCCACCGTCCCCCGCTGGTTTACGCCCGTTTTCCAAGCTTCAGAGTCAAAGATTGCGTGCTTCTGTGTTTAAAGTATTTATGTTTATACGATCCTCGGTTCAGGGGTAACATTAGTCGCTTCAATATTACCCGAAATAGAAACAAACTAATTTCTAAGAGCCTAGTTTAAGCCGTGATGCTGTTTCATAGTAAATGCGTCCCAGGATTTATAGacaattgaaaaaaaaaaggaatccGGCAGACTGCACCACTCTTGGAAGTGTGTTTCCAGCGGGTCGCGCTTACACATCTTCCTGGCGGCTGCCCATCAACACCAAGTTATCCTATGTACcggtatatatatttatgcgTGTATATATATCGGGAGTGAACACATCCGCCTCCTCACTTGCCCAGGAACTCTGCTCCGCCGTTGCCGCCGCTCAGCGCGACCTTCTTGGCCGGTGGCTGATCGGCAGTGGCCTGTAAATGGGGAGGAGTAGGAAAAAGGTTAATAAGAGAGTCCATCGGATCCATTCTGAGCAGCACCTACCATTACGGTGCTGTCCCGCTTGCTTGAGGGATTGGCGGCTGGGCTGGCACCCGCCACAGTAGTAGCTCCCGATGCCACTGCAGCGCTCGCAGGATTGGACTTCAGTGCCGACGGCAGCTCCTCGCTGGATTTGGATGCGGGCACAGAGCTTGCGCTGGACAGAGACGACGAACCGGGGGCTCCGGCTGGTCCAGTGGTGACCACATCGCTGCTCGAGTTCGTGGCCGCGTCGGACTCGTCCGCGATGGTGATTGTAGCACTGCTTGTGGACTTGTTGCCGGCGGTTGGACCGGCAGCAACGGTGCCGCCAGAGGCTGTGATGGAGCTGCCGCTGGATGCCACAGTGGGCGAGGCATCTGTGGCTTCGCCACCACCACTCTTGAGCGCAGCCGTCGTCCCCAGCACCGGCTTCTTGTGGTCCTCCTGCTTGGGCAGCGACTCCTGGCTGGGGTCGACGACGACGGTTCCGTTGTTACTGGCCTCGGTGGACTGCTTCCTGGCGGCCGTCGCACTCAGCGCGGCAGCGGAGTCAGCAGCTCTGGGTGCTGATGCGGTCGCCGAAGCAGccactgctgctgctcctgctccgtCGGCAGCCAGCTCGTTCTGCTCGTTCTCCGGACCCGACTCCTCAGACTTTCCAGCCTCGTACTCCTTGACGATCTGGTCAAGATTGTAACGGCGCCGATTGTTCACAAAGAAGGTACGCACATGCGCCTCCGTCTTGGTGGTCACCAGCTTGGCAATCATCTGCAATCGTTAAAAAGTGATTAGTTGATATTCAGCTGCGTGGTGGGTGAAGATTGATCCCACTTACAGGAAAGTTTTTGCCGTACTCGCGTAGCGCCAGCAGAGCCACCTGGATCTCGTCCGGCAACCATCGAGCGGAGATCCGTGGCTGAGCAGGTTCGGAGGAGTTGCCCGCCGCCGGCTTGGCGACCACATCCTCGACGTTGATGGACTCGCACTCCTTGTCCAGCTGCTCCATCAGCTGCCTATTCTTCTGTATCTGCAATGGGTTAGGGTGCAGGGGGGCATTCAATTGAAAGTTGTCAGTGGGTCCAAGTCGTACAACCGGGTGTGGatagtgtgtgtgtgtgttgttgtGGGTGGGTGCTTGTGATGGGTGGACATGGGATGCGGTGAATGAGATCTGTGAGTAGGATTCTGTGGTGCCTTAAGTCACAGGAAACCTAAACTAAATGGGGTTTAACCTCCCTTTTTAAAGTATTGTTACATGTATTATATTAGAACTTCAAGTTAACGAACGAGTTGTACTGAAAACAGGGTCTGGGAATCTGCTATTCAAGCATTCCAGGTAATGAATACATTGTTAACGACATTAGAGATTATAGTGATGTTAAGGTAACAGATGGAATGGCTATAAAAGTATCTATTTCAATCTAtatttcttctatttttttaataaatcatCCTTTTATCGTTATACATTTCTTAGTTCAAAACTGTTTCAAGGCAGATTACAGAATGTGATCTTGTTTTAATCTTAAGTTAAATTGTTCTTTCAAGAAAACTTATATGAGTTGCGAATCCTAACTGGGAATGCGTCGATCAAGAAAAACATACCTAACATTGTAAAAGCTAATTTGGATTTAACCTTACTTAGTTTTTCTAATCGGATCTTGAAAGACTTCTAAGCCCCGCTAAAGGCCAACCCAATGGCACCACAACCAAGTTAATGGGTGTGATTTGTCTCTTACTTCGGCCATAAGGGCTGTGATCTTGCGATCGCGTTCCGCCAAGTAGACACAGGGATTCTTGGAGCTCGCGAGGGCGGTTAGATCATCATGGTTGATGTACATCCCCTTGGGTGGCTTGCGCTTGGAACGATCGGCAGTCGCGGCGCAGTTGTGTGTGGATCTGCGAGGGGCATTGCCCTCCGGCCCGGAAATGGGTCGTCGGTTGCCCGTGCGCCTGCAGGGGATGACCCGGATTCAAGTTCGTTTggtgtgtgtttgtgtttgcgAGGGGTGGTGAGCAGTGAATGGAGGGACGAGGACGCAACGACACAGGTCAAGTGAATGCATTTTTCGCGGGATTTAACGGAGTGTGGTAAGAGGCGGTTGGGAAGAGAGATAGAGAGAAAACTTGGCATTAGCTTGATGTCTGGAGGAGCCTCCGGAACGAGTTGGAGCTAtaagtatgtatgtatgtacctCCAGTGGGTGTGACAACTCTTGCACATGCGCCCCAGCGGTGAGTCGTGCAGCACATGGCAGACCACATTGCAAATCTTGCAAAAACCGCCCACAACCACACGTCCGCCAGCGATCTCGCCGTTGTTGCTGCTTCCGTTGGTGCCACTGATGGCACCACCATCGAATCCCAGCACCTCGTCGCCACCCTGGGCATTTCCGCCGGCGAGGAGGGACATCGGCTCGGTGTCCAGGTCGTTGTGGCtcgtgttgctgctgttgcttccGCCGCCTTGGTTGTTCTCATccccgttgttgttgttgttgttgctcatgctgtggttgttgctgctgctgttgtggttgttgttgctgatGGTGTTGGCAGTGGTGTTTGCAGGGGAATTGgtagtggtggtggtggcggtgtTGTTGGTTGTGTTCGTGGTGGCATCGTTGATATTTGTGGTGCTATTGTTGCTATGCCCCTTCTGCCAAGCCAGGAATTTATCCGCAAACGGATCCCCGAAGGGCAGTTGCAACGATCGGTTCGAATTTGAGTCAATTTTTGCAAGTGGATACCGTTTTTTTTGAggtttttgcattttgtttgGGGTTTTTTGATATTGGTTGTTCGTATTTTGATTCATTTCGGACAATTTCAGGTCGGGTTTTTTGTTTGGAATGGTGTGTTTCGTTTCGATTGTTGGATTTTGTACAGTTAATGCAAAGAGAAGAGAAAAAACGTATTTGGTTGTTGCTTTAGTTCAGTTGGTAACACACTTAACAGGTACGGGATTGTATTTGGGTTGTCTGTTCCTGCTCTCCAGGTTGCTTTCTTGACATCGGCATTTGAAATGCTTGAAAACGATGCTTTGCCACGCTCTCTCATCCCAACAACCGAACCCAAGCCCCCCTTCCCGAAATGccaatccaaaaaaaaatgtcgcaaCTCTACTAGAATTTAAAGATCCGACTGCAAAGTGGTAGGATTATAGCCACGCTCCAAGTCCCCTAAACAAGGTTGCCTATTTGGGCTCACAGATGTACAAAAATCATATGAGTTACCATTGTTTCAAAACTTTCTCTCTAAACGGTCTTATTTCTGGAGGAAGATTAATGGAAAGGCGAGTGCTAGTTGTTACTTAATACTAtagtatattttaaaatggaCTTTGCTGGACAAGTTTATAACCGAAGGAAAGGCCGCAGGTTAGTGGTTATATGGTAGCTCTGTTCGACGGAGGAGTACGGCGATCAAAGATATCAAAGTTCTGATAAACATGTGTATATTATGAAAGACATAGAACGGGTGTAGGAAACTGTGTGGGTTTATGTTTTTGGATGAGGGTGCGGGCGAGGATGAATTTGTGCTGGCGTATGGATGATTTGGGGAGTTGACCAAATAAATTTGGATGAAAACGGAAACGGAGAAGCGAAACGAATCTCTATGAATAAGAAACACATAAAAATTGTTGGTTTTTTTGGGAATTTGTTTAATCTTTTCGCAAACAAGATATGCAATTTATTAGGATTAGCATTAGGTGTGGTGTGATCCATCATGATTATCGTCTGTGGTTGGTTGAGTTGGGAAAGGAGAAGAGTTCCCTCCTTTCCCTTGTTTCACTCACTGTATACAAATATGTATAAGTGTACATAATTTCGGTTTTGCTTTGTttactttaatatttaaaattctttaaacTAATCAATCTCTTTATATAAATTACTATTTTACGTATAATAATTTACCATactatttataattatttaaaaaaaatatatttagatTGTATATACTATTTATATAGGCGTAAATGTATAAACAAAGaacaattttttgttattttctttttgttgCTTTGCCTTAGTCTAGTCCTAGTCAACCTGATTTGCAGATTTGGCGCGGtggaaaaaaaaacttctggGGCAAATCATTCAAATCAGGCCAACCTTTTCGGAATACATAACTCTCAAGTGTGTGTATGTGGTGCAATCTTTGTGTACGAACGAAAGTGTATAATTACTGTGTTTAAGTCTTATAGATGCTGGTCAATTATTGTTTTTGGTATTCGTTTGTGGGTGGATAATGATTTGAAATTTTATGAGATGTATGCAGGCACGGCGATTATCTGAAAAATAACGAACCAGACTTTCAAAACGACATACATCGGCTGGCTGAAAATGGAGAGGATCCCTAGGGGGGTTCGGTCCAAACTACACACCTTTGGCAAGTCGGAGTCTTTGGGGCGATTATACCCATGATATAGTGCTATACTGCAGTTTCCCTTAAGTCTTGTTTGGGGATTATAAAGCGGACGGCTACCGATTAAGAATGTCTAAATGAATGAATTGGAACCTGTTGAAAAATAAACCTGTTTTCAGAGGTTACATAGGGAttctttttataattttaacaTGATCTTGAGTATGTCTTCAGACACAATTGCTCAAAAAAGTTataatctggtattttttcttaatattttaCACATATTCAGTATTTCTTGATCGAAGGATTTTGAACAttaatagaaaattaaaaaatggcATCCGATTTAGTTTTTCAATTCCTTTTTCAGGCAGTATATTTTAAGATACATGACTTTTATGTTATTATGTTGTTCACCCTTTGGGTggttataataataatactcAGAATAGGGAGATTTCCATATTTTTGAATGTTTTTTTTACTAAGCAAACATAGCTCTAACACCCAATGTAACCCCTCAATAAAGCCGCAGTTCTTCCCCGCCTAATTAGAAGTTGGCACTTAATATAACTAAAAAATAGACTTTAAATTATTGTACTTGCATAGCGTATTATTCACAATTGTTTGTCGTTGAAAATCTCATCAGACAACCTACTTTCGGGGGGCACAATAAAAACGAACTTCAGTTGTCTTAGCTTAGATCTATATCCGTAGTCCGTAGTCTGTAGTCCGTAATCCGAATCCTAGGCCTGACTTAGCGAACTAGAGCTCTACGGTGGTCAACAATCTTCTTATGCGATGCTTTGTGTGAAAGCTGCCTACTTGGATCTACGAGAGGCGAAAGAGTGGTCTCTTTTTGGATGCGGTTTGTGTGTTTCGAAGTTCGAAGTTCGAGGCGATTTTGTGTGGATGAGCGAtatgtgtttgtgtgtgtttggtgtgcgtgtgtgtgtgtgcgggaGCAGGGAAGGATCTGTTGGCTTTTCGCTAAGCTAGTTCTAACTGATAATTACCTTGTCATCGTTATCAGACTCCTCATTGCTGCCCACCTCGCTGCCGTTCTCGGAGCCATCCTTGACCACCGCCTTTATGGTCTTCTCCTGGCGATCCATGGCGCTGCTACGGTGGCGCGTCTTCTTCCACGAGTAGTAATACTTGACCAGACTGGCAATTGATTTGTCCGGCAGCTGTTGACATCGAATGCGAGTTAGATTCAATGGGTTTCGGCGGGGAGAGGCAGCACTACTGTACTCACCATCTGGCGGATGCGGTGGAAGCTCTTCCCGTGAAACTGGAAGGCCTGCTCGAACAGCACCTTGTCCTCGATGGTCCACTCGTCCGGGAAGGGCGTGAAGTTGGCCAGGTCCATGACGGCCCGCTCCAGGTCGTGCTTGTGCCAGAAGAGCATGCCCAGGGCTTGTTCGCCGTTGTACCCGTACTTCTCCTTGGCCACCGAGATGTACTCCTCCACTGGAAGAGGTCACAAGATAAGCATTATTCGCTGGGCTACCCCATTACGTCCCCAAAACGTACATTTTAGGTCGGGGATCTCCTTGGTGGGCGACCAGACGAGCAAGGCGCGTTCGTTCATCTGTTCGGGTCGTCGCTCTACCTCGGGAACGAGCGGCGGGCACACGGCCTGGTAGTCACGTCCCACGCGGATTTTCTCTGCAGATGGAGCATTTGATTAGTGGCCAATTAATGGAGCTAACCCGGCTGGAACTCACCTTCGTACTCCGACTGTTTGGCCTTGCTCTTGCCGTTACGCTTGGTGGCTAGAAAGGGTAGAATGGAATAGAAAATATATAGGTGCACGGTCGTAGAGATGTCGTCCACTTACAGTTGTCGTCGTCTGAGCTTTCCGGCGTTCCTGCGCCCGGCACGGCTGTGGTGGTCTTCTCGTTGGCCCCAGTGTTCCCCGAGTTCCCGGAGTtgccaccgccgccgccgcctcctcctccgccgctGCCCACCAGGCTGTTGGCGCTGTTGGTGACGCCGCCGCCGCCCGTGGTGTGGGTATTGGGACTGGGACCACGCGAGCGACGCCCGTTACGCACCACGTCCGTGGTGTTGCGCTCCGCCAACACCATCTTGTCCCGGATGAGCTGGGCGCGCTTGTTTTGCTTCTCCAGGATGCTGGCTGTGGCCAAACACTTGCGAACAGAAGCCCGGTCGAGCTGTAATGGGAATGACGGTGGGTTAGCAGCTGCGGATTACTTCGGACGCGGTTGCGGATGCAGATTTGCAGATTTGCGGCTCCGGCTGAAAAATCCACTCAAAAAAGAAACTGTTCAGGGCGTTCAGCGAGAGTGTGCGCCTGGCGAGTGCCACTTTGTCCACAACGAGCGCAGCGAAGTGCGCTGTCAAACAGATACAGCCATAAGTGTGCGTGTGCGTGTACCCGTGTGCGCGAGTGTGAGTGTGCGACGCGCGCGTGTACGTGTGTAGGTGAGGGCCAAGCCAGCTGAGTTTGGAAATGGTAATGGATTCGGAATCGAAATGGGGACCAGGAGCGGAAGCAAAACTCCAACAGGGCCTGGAAAGGACGCCTACCTGGCACTCTGGTGCCCCAGGAGCACACAGCCGAAAACGCTGCCACACGGACTAAACTATGCGGGGCTGCTTTCGCCCGCTTACGTAGTTTGGCCTGCCGCACACGAAGCGCTGCTAGCCCAAAGGGAGCAATCTTGGCCAAAATCTGAAGCCGCCGAACCCGCTGCGAGGTGCAGAACAGGGCCAAATGCAGGGTTGCTGCGCGCAGGTAACTGAAACCCAAACACCCAAACTGAAACGCGAAAAAAACTCGCTCGTTCGCTCGCGTACCGATTCTCTGGTCGTCCGTGTGCACAGCGCACTTTGTCGGCGACGACCGCAGTTCAGCTTTGTCTGTCGGTTGATccgatttttttttgccttgGCCTGGCGTCTCCACAGGCGGCTTTCCAGTTATCGCCTGCTAGCCCTGCAATTGAACACCGAAAACGGCTTGGCTTCTCGCCTCTTAAATGCACACTCGCGGAGTTTGACGGAAAAGATTTGGCAGAAAACCGAGCGAATGCCCAAAATTTAAACTGTGGCTGTAGCAGCTAGAGGTGGAGAAACATCGATGTTAGCCTCGATGTCATCGATGCTTTCAAAACATCGGTAACATCGAAGTTGGGCAAGTAAGCACGCAGTCACGGTTGCAAAGGATACTCGCCAACTATCGGTTGTGCCGCTTCGATACATCGATTGTGCGCTGGGCAGAGCTGCCAGTCCGGCAACTGTACTATAGGATCTATCGATAGGTGTTACTACTGCCGGCGGCTTATAGTGAGTTCACACCTTCCAGGTATTAGTCTTTCTTGGGAATAAGTTACTCTCAAATTCGAACAGGTGAAAGAGCGCTGGCTTACTAACCTTGGAATGATAAGGCATTAAGCCTGACTAAGACCCGTGGAAGCAAATTGTCGGGCCAATTGTAATTCCAACCCCGAAACAATTGGTGAAAAACATCGATATTTCATCGATGTTTAGaataaactaattttttttcacAGTAAAATTGtattgaaatctttttctttGCTTAGAAACTGCAGTTTGTTAACGAGATCAATcgttttttctttattaaaaGAGACCAGTTAGTTTGGAGAGCTGCTTGAAAAACCCGCGCCACTAAGCGTGCAGAGGTCTGGCAGCTCCAAAGTTTAAATCTAGCTATTTTATTTACTAATTTAAGCATTTTATTGTGTGTAATGTTTTGAAGCTAAAAACAGTACAATATCCAGCTAAAAGAGCATTGCATTTCTAGCGAATAAGAGATTGTTTCTCTTTCCACGATATGGAATTCTTCAGTATTTTTGTGTACGTAATTAAACGTAAATGTCAAGTGTTGAAAATATCGATGTTACCGATGCTTTGAAAACATCGAACACATCGATGTTAACATCTCCATTTCTCCACCTCTAAACCTAAGTTTTCCGCAAGGTGGCAACGGCGGGCGCAGACTAAAAAGACGGACTTTTTtctatataatatttaatattagcCAGGAACCAGTGCAAAAACCGAACAACGCAATGGCTGCTAGATTCGTACAGAAAATTGTAAGAGCCGTGTAGAGTTAAGAGTTAAGCGACCTATGGTCCCGCCCCCTTCCGCGCCGCGATTCCCCTTAGACCGAAAATTCCGCAGGACAGCAGTTGATTACGTGCTGGCCAAAAACTAAAGGCCAACTACCACTAACATTGCGATTTTGTTTCTCGCCCTGGTCCTTCACCCTGCTCCACATTGCTCCATCGATAACCACTCAACCAATCTACGAAACCCAAACCCATCATCGACAACAACACATTACGCAAAACACTTGCAGCTTAATCAACTGGGTTTGATTGCTGCGCGTGATGCTCCGGCGGCGACGGCGACGCCAGCGGTGAGCCAGGTTGGTTCCTTGAGATGATCGGCAGGAGGTCTTGGGATTGGACTGTGGGGGAGGGGAAGAGGAATCCCCCTTTCGACCAGCCAGGACATCAGCTGTCAGCTGTCCGTGCGGCGAAAACGAGAACAGCCTCAGAATTCGCATTCCCTTTACATAACACTTGCTCTCTCGCTCCCTCGTTGCGTGGCCGTTATTGATAactgcgtgtgtgtgtgggtgagtGGGGGATGGCCGAGGGGATGCCACCACATCCAAACCCACCCCGGAACAAAAACAGTTACCGAGATTACCAGATTCCCGGCCATATCAACGCCGTGGGAATTACTAATGCACTCTAACCTCAACATGACGAGATGTTTGGCGCGGGGGGAACAGAACTGCTGAGATTGTTGTTTGGCATGGCCACTTATGTAATCGTAATAAAACTCTAGATGCCTACACAGCGCCATCCCTCCCATCCCACTGCTCGCCCTGTGCCACCTGTGTAACCCAGTTATCGTTTACCCTACTTCCAGGTCAACGCGACCCCCGCCGCCAGCCGGTCCTACTCCTCCGGCACCAAGAAGGTCACCCTGATCCCCGGCGATGGCATCGGACCCGAGATCTCTGCGGCCGTTCAGAAGATTTTCACCGCCGCCAACGTGCCCATCGAGTGGGAGGCCGTGGACGTGACCCCCGTTCGGGTGAGTGTCGTAATCCCGGGCAGATGCCGATGGCAGttcaaatcaaaaccaaacgATTCGAGCGCCATCGTTTTCAGTGTGAACGGCTTTTTGCCAACAGGTGGCAACTACGGCGTTTAAAGGCGGAACATTTCAAATGCATTCTGCCTGCAAGCATTTTAGCACTCTTAATCAGCTGGTTTTCATATAACTAGATTTGCTTTATAGTTCAATATGTGGTAAAAATACCTAATCGTCAAAGCTTTTAAAAAACTGTTTTCGAGTCAACTCTTAAAAATTCCTTAATTTGTCCAACCAAAGGTCCAAAAAATCCAccattttcaaaaatgtaaatCCAGTTGTGGCACATTCTATTTATATATAGCATTAGTCTGCATTATTTAACAACAAATTAAAGGCTCTAGTTTAACTCTAATAAAGTCAACTACACTGTGCTTACAATAAAATGTAGCCCTCATGGCAGACTTATtagtataaaatattatagaCGAAAGATATGTCAAAGAGTTAACACACAAATCAAACCACATAGATTA harbors:
- the LOC108015089 gene encoding deubiquitinase DESI2, whose translation is MFFNRLRSIPCLGGGRRRRSSSSSCEEILPREPVVLNVYDLVDTNYYTMALGVGFFHSGVQLYGREYGFGGHEFPMSGIFEIQPCNGQAELGEHFRFRESILLGYTHFSSADVQRIVDQLGLQFTGNSYHLTSKNCNHFSNSLVHIVCGRKIPGWVNRLAYLVTCVPFLERCMIPSPSQHQYRQSSPQH
- the CoRest gene encoding REST corepressor isoform X1; the protein is MVLAERNTTDVVRNGRRSRGPSPNTHTTGGGGVTNSANSLVGSGGGGGGGGGGNSGNSGNTGANEKTTTAVPGAGTPESSDDDNSTKRNGKSKAKQSEYEEKIRVGRDYQAVCPPLVPEVERRPEQMNERALLVWSPTKEIPDLKLEEYISVAKEKYGYNGEQALGMLFWHKHDLERAVMDLANFTPFPDEWTIEDKVLFEQAFQFHGKSFHRIRQMLPDKSIASLVKYYYSWKKTRHRSSAMDRQEKTIKAVVKDGSENGSEVGSNEESDNDDKKGHSNNSTTNINDATTNTTNNTATTTTTNSPANTTANTISNNNHNSSSNNHSMSNNNNNNGDENNQGGGSNSSNTSHNDLDTEPMSLLAGGNAQGGDEVLGFDGGAISGTNGSSNNGEIAGGRVVVGGFCKICNVVCHVLHDSPLGRMCKSCHTHWRRTGNRRPISGPEGNAPRRSTHNCAATADRSKRKPPKGMYINHDDLTALASSKNPCVYLAERDRKITALMAEIQKNRQLMEQLDKECESINVEDVVAKPAAGNSSEPAQPRISARWLPDEIQVALLALREYGKNFPMIAKLVTTKTEAHVRTFFVNNRRRYNLDQIVKEYEAGKSEESGPENEQNELAADGAGAAAVAASATASAPRAADSAAALSATAARKQSTEASNNGTVVVDPSQESLPKQEDHKKPVLGTTAALKSGGGEATDASPTVASSGSSITASGGTVAAGPTAGNKSTSSATITIADESDAATNSSSDVVTTGPAGAPGSSSLSSASSVPASKSSEELPSALKSNPASAAVASGATTVAGASPAANPSSKRDSTVMATADQPPAKKVALSGGNGGAEFLGK
- the CoRest gene encoding REST corepressor isoform X2 yields the protein MVLAERNTTDVVRNGRRSRGPSPNTHTTGGGGVTNSANSLVGSGGGGGGGGGGNSGNSGNTGANEKTTTAVPGAGTPESSDDDNSTKRNGKSKAKQSEYEEKIRVGRDYQAVCPPLVPEVERRPEQMNERALLVWSPTKEIPDLKLEEYISVAKEKYGYNGEQALGMLFWHKHDLERAVMDLANFTPFPDEWTIEDKVLFEQAFQFHGKSFHRIRQMLPDKSIASLVKYYYSWKKTRHRSSAMDRQEKTIKAVVKDGSENGSEVGSNEESDNDDKIQKNRQLMEQLDKECESINVEDVVAKPAAGNSSEPAQPRISARWLPDEIQVALLALREYGKNFPMIAKLVTTKTEAHVRTFFVNNRRRYNLDQIVKEYEAGKSEESGPENEQNELAADGAGAAAVAASATASAPRAADSAAALSATAARKQSTEASNNGTVVVDPSQESLPKQEDHKKPVLGTTAALKSGGGEATDASPTVASSGSSITASGGTVAAGPTAGNKSTSSATITIADESDAATNSSSDVVTTGPAGAPGSSSLSSASSVPASKSSEELPSALKSNPASAAVASGATTVAGASPAANPSSKRDSTVMATADQPPAKKVALSGGNGGAEFLGK
- the CoRest gene encoding REST corepressor isoform X3, which produces MVLAERNTTDVVRNGRRSRGPSPNTHTTGGGGVTNSANSLVGSGGGGGGGGGGNSGNSGNTGANEKTTTAVPGAGTPESSDDDNSTKRNGKSKAKQSEYEEKIRVGRDYQAVCPPLVPEVERRPEQMNERALLVWSPTKEIPDLKLEEYISVAKEKYGYNGEQALGMLFWHKHDLERAVMDLANFTPFPDEWTIEDKVLFEQAFQFHGKSFHRIRQMLPDKSIASLVKYYYSWKKTRHRSSAMDRQEKTIKAVVKDGSENGSEVGSNEESDNDDKIIAVPAYIS